The window tcctttcctttctttttaaagatgaggccttggggcacctgggtggcttagatggttgagcttctgccttcagctcaggtcatgatctccaggtcctgggatcgagccccgcatcgggctcctggctggctcagcggggagcctgcttctccctctgcctctccccctgcttgtgtgctttctgtctctctctcaaatgaatacataaaaaaaaaaaaacctttaaaaaaaataaaaatgaggtctTAATTGATTTTGGTCAACTCTACTCAAAGCCTCAGTTCCACATTAGGAGTAGCCTTTAATAATCTGAAGATAGAATTCAATTGTTAAAGGAAAATAGTAAGAAACCCTTGGTAGAGATACGTGTTATCAAGAAATGTAGATCTTGGTCACAGAGTAGATatggctgactttttttttttaaagattttatttatttatttgagagaaagggcaagagagagcatgaacggcgggcagaggcagatggagggagaagcaggctccccgcggagcagggagcccaatgtgggactcgatcccaggaccctgggatcaggacctgagctgaaggcagaagctgaacccactgagccacccagcagcccctatggctgactttttatttatttttttccttcttttttttttaaagatttttatttatttatttatttgagaaagaatgagagagagagagagagtatggggggggagggtcagagggagaagcagactccccgctgagcagggagccccatgcaggactcgatcccaggactccaggaccatgacctgagctgaaggcagtttcccaaacaactgagccacccaggcgccctggctgactttttaaagaagttttttggAGAGGGCAGGGCAAAGGAAAGTAGTTGGtacctaaagaaaatgttagGGACCGTGATAAAAATCCATTCGCTGTTTCAAGGCAACTAACAAATATCATCTCTCAGTTAGGACACTGGAACGACAGCCTTTACGGGATATGAAACTCACATGACAAATATTGCATAtgcaaatgtccattaacagtaACTTTGTAGAGCGAGGCAGACGCCAGCTAGCGAAAAAGTGGTGCCGGAAGACAGTGTTAATTCAGGAGTCCTGGAGACCAGGAAGTGCTCATCCATCACGTGGCCATCTGAAAGGTAGGGACCCTTGGTCATTAAAGGAAATCCCTCCAGCAGTTTATCCTGCCCACATGGCACATCTATACCAGCCAAAAATCAGTTGGGACTCAACATTTGATGAGTAGAGCATGCTTATGGGACCAAGAGTACCGATCACAAGGAATTCAGGCTCCCCtgaaaaaaaaactctttcagCAAAAGTCGCCACGGGCCTACCGTTAACTTGGGTTTTCCCTGGACACGTGCTCTCACACCTGGAAACTTACCCCAGCCGGTGATACCTTCAAAGGCAGGGGTGCCGCAGAACTTGGTTAGGCATCGACGAGAAGGAGACAACACATTTTGGGCCCCAAGTTCCAGGAAGAAAATACGGTCTCCACCCCTCCAGTCATCCCGTTCACACTTACCAAACACCTATCCTGGGCCTGACACAGCAAGGATGCAAGTGGAAAAGCCACAGTCCCCGTCTGGGTCCGGGCTCCCCGCTTGTACTCAAGTGAAGCATCTTGACCATGTGCAATTTCTAACATCTCCAGGGTCAGAACTCTGAGAGGCCTCTGAACTTGGGGGGACCGGGAAATCTGGCTCAGGGCGGGGCGGGGTGAGAACCCTCTCTCCTTTGGGTCCCTGTCCTTCTTGCTACTGTTTtcctcaaatcaataaaaatctgcAAGGTGACAGGGTTGAGACCATTCACCAAGGGGTCCACGAGGGGGGGCCCTTGAGTATCCATGAGGAAGTTCCTGAGGAacaagaagggggtgggggtcaaGCCTTTGGTGGAATTTAAGGGCAGGAGTTGGGAGTTGTCTGCCTGGAGCTTGTCTGGGTCTCCCTGTCCAAAGGAAAGGAACTCCCAAGAGCACCTCTTGGTGTTTAAGAGAccaaactttttgtttgttttccttagtAGAAGGTTACACACTATAACACGTCAAATAGCCTTGACATAACTCTCCAGCTGGAAGGTGACATTTCTGAGGCACGAGATATGAAGGACGCCAGCGTGACCACCCCATCTGGAGCCCTTGATGCTTTTAATAAGCAGCCCTTTGGCTGCCAGGATCTAGCAAGCCGTGAGGTAAGAGGAGAgacccctcccccctcaccaaGTGGCCACAGACAACTAAGGAACTTGAAAGGACAGAAGAGGGGACCATGGCTTACCACAGCCCGGTAGGAATGTCTGCCGAAAGCAGTGAAGCTGGCCGCGCCAGCATTTACAAATGGAACATCCCTTGGGCAGCCAGGTGTCATGGGGCACGGACTCACAGTTCCTGGgcaagaaggaacagagaaggcGATGCATACGGATTTTAACTCCCGCCTCTTTTCCTCtccgcccaccccgcccccctttAATGGCTTACTCTTTGCGGGAATCATGCTCACAGTTGCGGCCATAGAAGGAGGGGGGACAGGCACAGAAGGACCCCAGCATGCAGGTTCCCCCATTCAGACAGCAAGTTCTGTTTAACTCCTTACCTGAAATGTAAGAAGAGGTGGCTGAGAGGGTTGGGGGGGACTGAAAAGCTAAGCTCCTGGGAGCAAAGGTTAATACAGTACTAAGGGCTTGGGTTCCCCAGTGCTCGGAGATGTCTAAATCTTGTGAACCGCACAGAAAAGCACGCTTGCTTTTTAGTGTGGCTCTGCTACCTGAGCTTCCGAGCAGAGAAAGCTTTTATG of the Halichoerus grypus chromosome 1, mHalGry1.hap1.1, whole genome shotgun sequence genome contains:
- the CRIPTO gene encoding protein Cripto; the protein is MDRRKMERFSCSVILIMAISKAFELELVAGLGHRELARREPPLKDDSVQSREEPAIRHRSSQFVPSLGIQDSKELNRTCCLNGGTCMLGSFCACPPSFYGRNCEHDSRKENCESVPHDTWLPKGCSICKCWRGQLHCFRQTFLPGCDGHVMDEHFLVSRTPELTLSSGTTFSLAGVCLALQSYC